A stretch of the Nitratireductor thuwali genome encodes the following:
- a CDS encoding FecCD family ABC transporter permease, translated as MKALTAVLIAILVLLAAASLHLGVRFTPPAEVWRALTAGGGDQTALIVNTLRLPRAMIAMIVGAALAIAGVLMQTVTRNPLAEPGLLGVNAGAAFAAVLVVTLTGEEALAPLMAAACAGALLTAAVVYGVALSGGGRAAPLHLLLAGIVVAALLASLTQILLISNERTMEELLFWLSGSFADRNPLFVLPAAGLVLAIGVGCLAAAPQLDILSADETTASALGLSVVRMRFAAIAGAALLSGFSVALAGPVPFVGLAAPHLVRRLGVRGHARLLPLAAIAGAALAMAADIVSRFIIYPSQAPVGAVMAMLGVPVLLMLLHRRAAGVGL; from the coding sequence ATGAAAGCCCTGACCGCCGTTCTGATTGCCATCCTTGTCCTGTTGGCCGCCGCCAGCCTGCATCTGGGCGTGCGCTTCACGCCGCCGGCCGAGGTCTGGCGCGCATTGACGGCGGGCGGCGGAGACCAGACGGCCCTGATCGTCAATACGCTGCGCCTGCCGCGCGCGATGATCGCCATGATCGTGGGCGCCGCGCTCGCCATTGCCGGCGTTCTCATGCAGACGGTGACGCGCAATCCGTTGGCCGAGCCCGGCCTGCTGGGCGTCAATGCCGGGGCGGCCTTCGCGGCGGTGCTGGTCGTCACGCTGACCGGGGAGGAAGCCCTGGCGCCCCTTATGGCGGCCGCATGCGCGGGCGCGCTGCTGACGGCCGCCGTCGTCTACGGCGTCGCGCTGAGCGGGGGAGGGCGCGCCGCGCCGCTGCATCTGCTTCTGGCCGGCATCGTGGTCGCCGCGCTGCTGGCCTCGCTGACGCAGATCCTGCTGATTTCGAACGAGCGTACCATGGAGGAGCTGCTCTTCTGGCTTTCCGGCTCTTTTGCCGACCGCAACCCGCTCTTCGTCCTGCCCGCCGCCGGCCTCGTCCTTGCCATCGGCGTCGGCTGCCTGGCTGCGGCGCCGCAGCTCGACATTCTGTCGGCCGACGAGACGACCGCTTCGGCGCTCGGCCTGTCGGTCGTCCGCATGCGTTTTGCCGCCATTGCGGGCGCCGCGCTTCTGTCGGGGTTCTCGGTGGCGCTTGCCGGTCCGGTGCCGTTCGTCGGGCTTGCCGCCCCGCATCTGGTGCGCCGGCTTGGCGTGCGGGGACACGCCCGGCTGCTGCCACTGGCAGCCATTGCCGGGGCGGCGCTGGCGATGGCCGCCGATATCGTCTCCCGGTTCATCATTTATCCCTCGCAGGCCCCGGTCGGCGCCGTCATGGCGATGCTCGGCGTTCCTGTACTCCTGATGCTGCTTCACCGGCGGGCGGCGGGGGTCGGCCTATGA
- a CDS encoding FecCD family ABC transporter permease, protein MSAIVQGAADRPAMPRHAPAPMLGLVAAALLAAMLAGLSMGSSPMPLDRLLPALIGQGSATDMLILWTLRAPRVLLAGVAGASLGLAGLVLQRATRNALAAPSVLGVTDGAALGAVAFLFLFTDPANMLTVSIYWQPVATALGAAFFAMLVALLAGRGNVGPVSLILHGFALGALARAGVTLFIVAGPVYRASQAAIWLAGSVHEARWSDVAATGLVLSICLPAVVLMARRMDQLLLDDTSAMATGVAVRRSQFMLMGLSVVLTAGAVSFVGAIGFVGLVAPHAARLLLGLRALPLIAGSAMLGALAVIAADIVVRYGFAPLEVPTGAATALLGAPYFLFILFRARQNHA, encoded by the coding sequence ATGAGCGCCATCGTGCAGGGCGCAGCGGACCGGCCTGCAATGCCGCGACATGCCCCGGCTCCCATGCTGGGGCTGGTGGCAGCGGCGCTGCTGGCGGCAATGCTTGCCGGATTGAGCATGGGCAGCTCGCCCATGCCGCTCGACCGCCTGCTGCCGGCGCTGATCGGGCAGGGCTCGGCGACCGACATGCTGATCCTGTGGACCCTGCGGGCGCCGCGCGTGCTGCTGGCCGGTGTCGCCGGCGCCTCGCTGGGCCTGGCCGGCCTCGTCCTGCAGCGTGCCACCCGCAACGCACTTGCCGCGCCCTCCGTCCTGGGCGTTACCGACGGCGCGGCGCTGGGCGCGGTCGCGTTCCTTTTCCTGTTCACCGATCCGGCCAACATGCTGACCGTCAGCATCTATTGGCAGCCGGTCGCCACGGCCCTGGGGGCGGCTTTTTTCGCCATGCTCGTGGCGCTTTTGGCCGGGCGCGGCAATGTCGGGCCGGTAAGCCTGATATTGCATGGCTTCGCGCTCGGCGCGCTCGCCCGCGCCGGCGTGACGCTGTTTATCGTGGCAGGGCCCGTCTACCGCGCCAGCCAGGCCGCGATATGGCTGGCGGGCTCCGTGCACGAGGCGCGCTGGAGCGATGTCGCGGCCACCGGGCTGGTGCTGTCGATCTGCCTTCCGGCCGTGGTGCTGATGGCGCGGCGGATGGACCAGCTTCTGCTCGACGACACCAGCGCTATGGCGACAGGCGTCGCCGTGCGGCGCAGCCAGTTCATGCTGATGGGGCTGTCGGTGGTTCTGACGGCGGGCGCCGTCTCCTTCGTCGGCGCGATCGGCTTCGTCGGGCTGGTGGCGCCGCACGCGGCCCGCCTTCTCCTGGGCCTGCGCGCCCTGCCGCTCATCGCCGGCAGCGCCATGCTGGGCGCGCTCGCCGTCATCGCGGCCGACATCGTGGTGCGCTACGGCTTCGCCCCGCTCGAAGTGCCGACGGGCGCCGCGACCGCGCTTCTGGGGGCGCCGTACTTCCTTTTCATCCTGTTCCGCGCGAGGCAGAACCATGCTTGA
- a CDS encoding ABC transporter ATP-binding protein: MLERTLTGLRNGLELRGAAAGYGSRLVFEGLDLAIASGRVTALCGPNGCGKSTMLRAMRAMLPLSAGAALVDGGPVDALPVRERARRIAMLSQNPSAPDEMTVEDLVRLGRYAHRKRFAPAGPDDRQAADAAMAAAGVADIAARPIGQLSGGQLQRAWIAMVIAQAAPVILLDEPTNHLDIAHALETLDLVARLCHREARTVAVVLHDLNLAARHADDIVFLRQGRIVAQGPVAQTFTRDVISSVFGIECRVLSDEETGRPFCIPVRATGHG, encoded by the coding sequence ATGCTTGAACGAACCCTGACCGGCTTGCGGAACGGCCTCGAATTGCGCGGGGCCGCCGCCGGCTACGGTTCGCGGCTGGTATTCGAAGGGCTGGACCTTGCCATCGCCAGCGGCCGGGTGACGGCGCTTTGCGGCCCCAATGGCTGCGGCAAATCCACGATGCTGCGCGCCATGCGGGCGATGCTGCCTTTGAGCGCCGGCGCGGCGCTGGTCGACGGCGGCCCCGTCGACGCCCTTCCCGTGCGCGAGCGCGCGCGGCGCATTGCGATGCTCAGCCAGAACCCTTCGGCCCCCGACGAGATGACGGTCGAGGATCTGGTGCGGCTCGGCCGCTATGCGCACCGCAAGCGCTTCGCCCCCGCCGGCCCCGACGACCGGCAAGCCGCCGATGCCGCCATGGCCGCGGCCGGCGTGGCCGACATCGCCGCCCGGCCCATCGGACAGCTTTCGGGCGGGCAACTGCAGCGGGCCTGGATCGCCATGGTCATCGCCCAGGCAGCGCCCGTGATCCTGCTCGACGAGCCGACCAACCATCTCGACATCGCCCATGCGCTGGAAACGCTGGATCTGGTCGCGCGCCTGTGCCACCGCGAGGCCCGCACCGTGGCCGTGGTGCTGCACGACCTCAACCTGGCCGCCCGCCACGCCGACGACATCGTCTTTCTCAGACAGGGCCGCATCGTGGCGCAGGGGCCGGTGGCGCAGACCTTCACGCGCGACGTGATCTCCAGCGTTTTCGGCATCGAATGCCGGGTGCTGAGCGACGAGGAAACGGGGCGGCCCTTCTGCATCCCCGTCCGCGCCACCGGGCACGGCTGA
- a CDS encoding MBL fold metallo-hydrolase, with the protein MMTRRDALKLGAAGAAVLGATTVMPFVARAQEGGDTYETETGEITIHPIDHASFVMTVPGMVIYADPVGGAAAYEGHPEPDLILITHEHGDHYDAETLAALAGEDTRLITNPAVHDMLPEELKAKATAMANGETMTVGDIEIEAIPAYNTTEDRLQYHPQGRDNGYVLTIDGRRVYIAGDTEDIPEMRALEDIYIAFVPMNLPYTMDIEQAASAVAEFAPTYVYPYHYRGQDPEAFAARVAEADVDTEVVQGPWYD; encoded by the coding sequence ATGATGACACGACGCGATGCGCTGAAGCTGGGTGCCGCCGGAGCGGCGGTGCTGGGCGCCACCACCGTTATGCCTTTCGTTGCACGAGCCCAGGAAGGCGGCGACACCTACGAGACCGAGACCGGTGAGATCACCATTCATCCGATCGATCATGCGTCCTTCGTCATGACCGTACCCGGCATGGTGATCTATGCCGATCCCGTGGGCGGGGCCGCGGCCTATGAGGGCCACCCCGAGCCCGATCTCATCCTGATCACCCACGAGCACGGAGACCACTACGACGCCGAGACGCTTGCCGCCCTTGCCGGCGAGGACACGCGGCTGATCACCAATCCCGCCGTCCACGACATGCTGCCCGAAGAGCTGAAGGCCAAGGCCACGGCGATGGCCAATGGCGAGACGATGACGGTCGGCGATATCGAGATCGAGGCCATCCCGGCCTACAACACCACCGAGGATCGCCTGCAATACCACCCGCAGGGCCGCGACAACGGCTATGTGCTGACCATCGACGGCCGCCGTGTCTATATCGCCGGCGATACCGAGGACATCCCCGAGATGCGCGCGCTCGAGGACATCTACATCGCCTTCGTGCCCATGAACCTGCCTTACACGATGGACATCGAGCAGGCGGCCTCGGCCGTGGCCGAATTCGCCCCCACCTATGTCTATCCCTACCACTATCGCGGCCAGGACCCGGAAGCTTTCGCCGCCAGGGTGGCGGAAGCGGACGTGGACACCGAGGTCGTGCAAGGTCCCTGGTACGACTGA
- a CDS encoding DUF922 domain-containing Zn-dependent protease: MRIFIMLAILPILAMAGTAAAGEWQPVEKVEPYQVSGATGIALYESIGARGPKVGIGRAIAYTDFKLTWTRDYQQQGGGCVLASAKPKLIITYRLPQASGPLPAETKRLWDRFIAGVEAHERVHGEIIVDMVKKIEAASIGLARQADPDCNKVRAELQNRLRALSLEQRRRSREFDRVEMSNGGNVHQLVLALVNGQ; the protein is encoded by the coding sequence ATGCGGATTTTCATAATGCTGGCGATCCTGCCGATCCTGGCGATGGCCGGGACAGCGGCGGCGGGCGAGTGGCAGCCCGTCGAGAAGGTGGAGCCTTATCAGGTCTCCGGCGCGACGGGCATCGCGCTGTACGAATCCATCGGCGCGCGTGGGCCGAAGGTAGGCATCGGCCGGGCGATCGCCTACACGGATTTCAAGCTGACATGGACCCGCGACTACCAGCAGCAGGGCGGCGGCTGCGTGCTCGCCTCGGCAAAGCCCAAGCTGATCATCACCTACCGCCTGCCGCAGGCTTCCGGCCCGCTTCCCGCCGAGACGAAACGGCTCTGGGACCGCTTCATAGCCGGCGTTGAGGCGCATGAGCGCGTGCATGGCGAGATCATCGTCGACATGGTGAAAAAGATCGAGGCTGCCTCGATCGGCCTTGCCAGGCAAGCCGACCCCGACTGCAACAAGGTCCGCGCCGAACTCCAGAACCGCCTCCGCGCGCTCTCGCTGGAGCAAAGGCGGCGAAGCCGCGAGTTCGACCGCGTGGAGATGAGCAATGGCGGCAATGTGCACCAGTTGGTGCTGGCGCTGGTGAATGGGCAATAA
- a CDS encoding DUF2314 domain-containing protein: MSRLIKIVLAILGSFAAGGGAHAEGGARPSGDNRMEYPTGDARLAEAMRKARETLPRFLQLADTGLRGAYLLKMRLAGGGRAEHIWVEVTGMRNGVFQGRLANDPVTPGYRAGDPVELSSDEIEDWMINTGEARFGGYTVRAMLGDMPAAQAEELRRQFRD, translated from the coding sequence ATGTCCAGGCTCATCAAGATCGTTCTCGCCATACTTGGCAGCTTCGCGGCAGGAGGGGGCGCGCATGCGGAAGGAGGAGCCCGTCCCTCCGGCGACAATCGGATGGAGTATCCGACCGGCGATGCCAGGCTCGCCGAGGCGATGCGCAAGGCGCGCGAGACCCTGCCGCGCTTCTTGCAACTCGCCGATACCGGCTTGCGCGGCGCCTATCTCCTCAAGATGCGTCTTGCCGGCGGCGGCAGGGCCGAGCACATCTGGGTGGAGGTGACCGGCATGCGGAACGGTGTCTTTCAGGGCCGGCTCGCGAACGATCCCGTCACTCCCGGCTACCGGGCCGGCGATCCGGTCGAACTTTCCTCCGACGAGATCGAGGACTGGATGATCAACACCGGCGAGGCGCGCTTCGGCGGCTACACGGTCCGGGCGATGCTGGGCGACATGCCCGCCGCGCAAGCGGAGGAACTGCGGCGGCAGTTCCGCGATTGA
- a CDS encoding helix-turn-helix transcriptional regulator, which produces MADTITIAREEYARLCAAAEELADIEAYDRAMADPGEAIPAEYVRRMVDGESPLRVFRDLRGLTQAALAERSGVNRVQIADIEAGRKTGSVQTLRKLAGALGVAVDDLV; this is translated from the coding sequence ATGGCCGATACGATCACGATCGCCCGCGAGGAATATGCAAGGCTGTGCGCGGCCGCCGAGGAACTGGCGGACATCGAAGCCTATGACCGCGCCATGGCCGACCCCGGCGAAGCGATCCCCGCCGAATATGTGCGCCGCATGGTGGACGGCGAAAGCCCGCTGCGCGTCTTCCGTGACCTGCGCGGTCTGACCCAGGCGGCGCTGGCCGAACGCTCCGGCGTCAACCGGGTGCAGATCGCCGATATCGAGGCCGGGAGGAAGACGGGATCGGTGCAGACGCTGCGGAAGCTGGCTGGGGCGCTTGGTGTGGCGGTTGACGATCTGGTGTGA
- a CDS encoding NCS1 family nucleobase:cation symporter-1 — MANSPSKHANDGALYNADLAPLPAEKRKWGAFEIFNVWNNDIQSLFGYSLAASLFITYGLNGWAVFAAIVVAGFFVMFLVNLTGKPSVKHGVPYPVMARVSMGVYGARFPALVRGIVAIFWYGVQTYFASTAVALLLNTTFGITGGGEFLGMTAVGWLSYLIVCVFQVALFMRGIDWVGKFLNWAGPLVYVVMIALCIVIWWKAGNGIFSALGTIFEGSEATDPRGSVAAFFAIVGTMIAYFAAVVINFGDFSRFVKSEKAMKTGNFWGLPVSMAFFSFIALFVTAGTVVLFGEKLVNPADIVERVDNVLLTLIAAVTFFAATVGINLVANFIPPAYDIANLNPEKISARMGGVITAVIAFFIGALWMPVISNIGITGFVDTLGAFLAPLYGILVADYYFVRRGAVSVDDMFSSDPEGAYFYGNGWNQKALIAFVLAAVFSVATVWVPALSQLSGYGWVIGAILGGALHTGLMNNKVPSPKTA; from the coding sequence ATGGCGAACTCACCCAGCAAGCACGCCAATGACGGCGCGCTTTACAATGCCGATTTGGCTCCGCTCCCGGCGGAGAAGCGCAAATGGGGCGCCTTCGAAATTTTCAACGTGTGGAACAACGATATCCAGAGCCTGTTCGGCTATTCGCTGGCGGCCTCGCTCTTCATCACCTACGGGCTGAACGGCTGGGCCGTGTTCGCGGCGATCGTCGTCGCCGGCTTCTTCGTCATGTTCCTGGTCAACCTCACCGGCAAGCCGTCGGTCAAGCACGGCGTTCCCTATCCGGTCATGGCCAGGGTCAGCATGGGCGTCTACGGCGCGCGCTTTCCCGCTCTCGTCCGCGGCATCGTCGCGATCTTCTGGTACGGCGTGCAGACCTATTTCGCCTCGACCGCGGTGGCGCTCTTGCTGAACACCACCTTCGGCATAACGGGCGGGGGCGAATTCCTCGGCATGACCGCCGTCGGCTGGCTGTCCTATCTCATCGTCTGCGTCTTCCAGGTGGCCCTCTTCATGCGCGGCATCGACTGGGTGGGCAAGTTCCTCAACTGGGCGGGCCCCCTCGTCTATGTCGTCATGATCGCGTTGTGCATCGTCATCTGGTGGAAGGCCGGAAACGGCATCTTCAGCGCGCTGGGCACCATCTTCGAAGGCAGTGAAGCGACCGACCCGCGCGGATCCGTCGCCGCATTCTTCGCGATCGTGGGAACGATGATCGCCTATTTCGCCGCCGTGGTCATCAATTTCGGCGACTTTTCGCGTTTCGTGAAAAGCGAGAAGGCCATGAAGACGGGCAATTTCTGGGGCCTGCCGGTCTCGATGGCCTTCTTCTCCTTCATCGCCCTCTTCGTGACGGCCGGCACCGTGGTGCTGTTCGGCGAGAAGCTGGTCAATCCGGCCGATATCGTCGAGCGCGTCGACAATGTGCTGCTCACGCTGATCGCGGCCGTCACCTTCTTCGCCGCGACCGTCGGGATCAACCTCGTCGCCAACTTCATTCCACCGGCCTACGACATCGCCAACCTCAACCCGGAAAAGATTTCCGCCAGGATGGGCGGCGTCATCACCGCCGTCATCGCCTTCTTCATCGGCGCGCTCTGGATGCCGGTGATCTCCAACATCGGCATCACCGGTTTCGTCGACACGCTCGGCGCCTTCCTGGCACCGCTCTACGGCATTCTGGTTGCCGACTACTACTTCGTCCGCCGCGGCGCAGTGTCGGTCGACGACATGTTCTCGTCCGATCCGGAGGGGGCCTATTTCTACGGCAATGGCTGGAACCAGAAGGCGCTGATCGCCTTCGTCCTTGCCGCCGTCTTCTCGGTGGCCACGGTCTGGGTCCCGGCCCTGTCGCAACTGTCCGGCTATGGCTGGGTGATCGGCGCGATCCTCGGCGGGGCGCTGCATACCGGCCTTATGAACAACAAGGTGCCAAGCCCCAAGACGGCCTGA
- a CDS encoding GntR family transcriptional regulator, whose translation MKHLIEKRENEGRTGKAAARGGQAPALLARGAYDALVDMLRDGSLSSGSFATVPDLVEMLDFPLAAVREAVKRADACGFLNVIPKRGVMIMDAGPETTRACLSLRAMFDVEGARRLVKKGADMPLEALRAAHEDMLERAQREMTPDLPRQAIRTDLSLHDALSAGLDTRLEALLYDENRTRIAIIQNTRAFVPNRVVSAMEEHLAVISALETRDADAAADAIRLHLQNTLQWWGVPD comes from the coding sequence ATGAAACACCTTATCGAGAAACGCGAAAATGAAGGCCGTACCGGAAAGGCCGCCGCGCGCGGCGGGCAGGCGCCGGCCCTGCTGGCCCGGGGCGCCTATGACGCGCTCGTCGACATGCTGCGCGACGGCTCGCTTTCCAGCGGATCCTTCGCCACGGTGCCCGATCTCGTGGAGATGCTGGACTTTCCGCTTGCCGCCGTGCGCGAGGCTGTGAAGCGGGCCGACGCATGCGGCTTCCTGAACGTCATTCCCAAGCGCGGCGTCATGATCATGGATGCGGGGCCCGAGACCACGCGCGCCTGCCTCAGCCTGCGCGCGATGTTCGACGTGGAAGGCGCCAGGCGGCTCGTCAAAAAGGGCGCGGACATGCCGCTCGAGGCCCTGCGGGCGGCGCATGAGGACATGCTCGAAAGAGCACAGCGGGAGATGACGCCCGATCTGCCGCGCCAGGCGATCCGCACCGACCTGTCATTGCACGATGCCCTGTCGGCCGGGCTGGATACCCGGCTCGAAGCCCTGCTCTACGACGAGAACCGCACCCGCATCGCGATCATCCAGAACACGCGGGCCTTCGTGCCGAACCGCGTCGTCTCGGCAATGGAAGAGCATCTGGCCGTCATAAGCGCGCTGGAGACCCGCGACGCGGACGCGGCCGCCGACGCCATCCGCCTCCACCTCCAGAACACGCTTCAATGGTGGGGCGTTCCCGATTGA
- a CDS encoding carboxyl transferase domain-containing protein translates to MTVISSQLSPASETFKANRARMEALVAEMAEKAAVIGKGGTEEARQRHTSRGKLLPRDRLAQLLDPGAPFLEIGQFAASGLYGGDIASAGLIAGVGRVEGMEVMIVVNDATVKGGTYYPLTVKKHLRAQEIALENNLPCIYLVDSGGANLPNQDEVFPDRDHFGRIFYNQANMSARGIPQIACVMGSCTAGGAYVPAMSDETVMVKGNATIFLGGPPLVKAATGEVVTAEELGGAEVHTRESGVADHYALNDEHALAIVRRIVKNLNRKKGLTLAVRKPIPPLHDPHEIYGIIPADVRQPYDVREVIARIVDGSELDEFKANYGTTLVTGFAHLHGMPVGVIANNGVLFSESALKGAHFIELCCQRKIPLVFLQNITGFMVGRKYEAGGIARDGAKLVTAVATARVPKFTIIIGGSFGAGNYGMCGRAYSPRFLWMWPNARISVMGGEQAATVLSIVKREGIERKGGTWSEEEEAAFRKPILEKYEREGHPLYSSARLWDDGIIDPAKTREVLGLSLSAALNAPIEETRFGVFRM, encoded by the coding sequence ATGACCGTCATTTCCTCGCAGCTCTCGCCCGCCTCCGAAACCTTCAAGGCCAACCGGGCGCGCATGGAGGCGCTGGTGGCGGAAATGGCCGAAAAGGCGGCCGTGATCGGGAAGGGCGGCACCGAAGAGGCCCGCCAGCGCCACACCAGCCGCGGCAAGCTCCTGCCGCGCGACCGGCTGGCGCAGCTGCTCGACCCCGGCGCGCCCTTTCTGGAGATCGGCCAGTTCGCCGCCTCCGGGCTCTATGGCGGCGACATCGCCTCGGCGGGGCTGATCGCCGGGGTGGGCCGCGTCGAGGGCATGGAGGTGATGATCGTCGTCAACGACGCCACCGTGAAGGGCGGCACCTACTATCCCCTCACCGTGAAGAAGCACCTGCGCGCGCAGGAGATCGCGCTGGAAAACAACCTGCCCTGCATCTACCTGGTCGATTCGGGCGGCGCCAATCTGCCCAATCAGGACGAGGTCTTTCCCGACCGCGATCATTTCGGCCGCATCTTCTACAACCAGGCCAACATGTCGGCGCGCGGCATTCCTCAGATCGCCTGCGTCATGGGCTCGTGCACGGCGGGCGGGGCCTATGTGCCGGCGATGAGCGACGAGACCGTGATGGTGAAGGGCAACGCCACCATCTTCCTCGGCGGCCCGCCCCTCGTGAAGGCGGCCACCGGCGAGGTGGTGACGGCGGAGGAGCTTGGAGGCGCGGAGGTGCACACGCGCGAATCGGGCGTGGCCGATCACTACGCGCTCAACGACGAGCACGCGCTGGCCATCGTCCGCCGCATCGTCAAGAACCTCAATCGAAAGAAGGGCTTGACGCTCGCGGTTCGCAAACCGATTCCGCCGCTTCACGATCCTCATGAGATCTACGGCATCATCCCCGCCGACGTGCGCCAGCCCTATGACGTGCGCGAGGTGATCGCCCGCATCGTCGACGGCTCCGAGCTCGACGAGTTCAAGGCCAATTACGGCACCACGCTCGTCACCGGCTTTGCCCATCTCCACGGCATGCCGGTGGGCGTCATCGCCAACAATGGCGTTCTGTTCTCCGAAAGCGCGCTCAAGGGCGCCCATTTCATCGAGCTGTGCTGTCAGCGCAAGATCCCGCTCGTCTTCCTGCAGAACATCACCGGCTTCATGGTCGGCCGCAAATACGAAGCCGGCGGCATCGCCCGCGACGGCGCCAAGCTGGTGACGGCGGTGGCGACGGCGCGCGTGCCGAAGTTCACGATCATCATCGGCGGCTCCTTCGGCGCCGGCAATTACGGCATGTGCGGCAGAGCCTACTCCCCCCGCTTCCTGTGGATGTGGCCCAATGCCCGCATCTCCGTCATGGGCGGCGAACAGGCCGCCACCGTGCTTTCCATCGTCAAGCGCGAGGGCATAGAGCGCAAGGGCGGCACCTGGAGCGAGGAGGAGGAAGCCGCCTTCAGGAAGCCGATCCTGGAGAAATACGAACGCGAGGGCCACCCGCTCTATTCCAGCGCTCGCCTATGGGACGACGGCATCATCGACCCGGCGAAGACGCGCGAGGTGCTGGGCCTGTCCCTCTCCGCCGCGCTCAACGCGCCCATCGAGGAGACGCGGTTCGGCGTGTTCAGGATGTGA
- a CDS encoding isovaleryl-CoA dehydrogenase, which translates to MFDQTMRFGHGEEIEALREMVHRFAQEQIAPLAAEIDRENDFPAQLWPKMGELGLLGMTVEPELGGSGLGYLAHVVAMEEISRASASVGLSYGAHSNLCVNQIRRWGSEAQKRKYLPALCSGETVGALAMSETGAGSDVVSMKLKAEKHNDRYVLNGSKMWITNGPEAGTLVVYAKTDSQAGPRGITAFIIERDMKGFSVAQKLDKLGMRGSNTGELVFEDVEVPFDNVLGEEGQGVNILMSGLDYERVVLAGGPLGIMAACMDVAVPYVNERKQFGQPIGAFQLVQGKLADMYTTMNACRAYVYAVAAACDRGETTRKDAAGCILYAAEKATQAALDAIQLLGGNGYVNEYPTGRLLRDAKLYEIGAGTSEIRRWLIGREIAGEA; encoded by the coding sequence ATGTTCGACCAGACCATGCGCTTCGGGCACGGCGAGGAGATCGAGGCGCTGCGCGAGATGGTGCACCGCTTCGCGCAGGAGCAGATTGCGCCGCTGGCCGCCGAGATCGACCGGGAAAACGATTTTCCCGCCCAGCTCTGGCCGAAAATGGGCGAACTCGGCCTGCTTGGCATGACGGTGGAGCCGGAACTGGGCGGTTCCGGCCTCGGCTATCTTGCCCATGTGGTGGCGATGGAGGAGATCAGCCGCGCCTCGGCCTCCGTCGGGCTTTCCTACGGCGCCCATTCCAATCTCTGCGTCAACCAGATCCGGCGCTGGGGCAGCGAGGCGCAGAAGCGCAAATACCTCCCGGCCCTGTGCTCGGGCGAGACCGTCGGCGCGCTCGCCATGTCGGAGACGGGCGCAGGCTCGGACGTCGTTTCCATGAAGCTGAAGGCCGAAAAGCACAACGACCGCTATGTGCTCAACGGCTCCAAGATGTGGATCACCAACGGCCCGGAGGCCGGCACGCTGGTGGTCTATGCCAAGACCGATTCGCAGGCCGGCCCGCGCGGCATCACCGCCTTCATCATCGAACGCGACATGAAGGGTTTCTCGGTCGCACAGAAGCTGGACAAGCTCGGCATGCGCGGCTCCAACACGGGCGAACTCGTGTTCGAGGACGTCGAGGTGCCCTTCGACAATGTGCTGGGCGAGGAAGGCCAGGGCGTCAACATCCTCATGTCGGGGCTCGATTATGAGCGGGTCGTGCTGGCCGGCGGGCCGCTCGGCATCATGGCCGCCTGCATGGATGTAGCGGTGCCCTATGTGAACGAGCGCAAGCAGTTCGGCCAGCCCATCGGCGCCTTCCAGCTCGTACAGGGCAAGCTGGCCGACATGTATACGACGATGAACGCCTGCCGCGCCTATGTCTATGCGGTGGCGGCGGCCTGCGACCGGGGCGAGACGACGCGCAAGGATGCGGCCGGCTGCATCCTCTACGCGGCCGAAAAGGCGACCCAGGCCGCGCTCGACGCGATCCAGCTTCTGGGCGGCAACGGCTATGTCAACGAGTACCCGACCGGTCGCCTGCTGCGCGATGCCAAGCTCTACGAGATCGGCGCCGGCACGAGCGAAATCCGCCGCTGGCTGATCGGCCGCGAAATCGCCGGAGAGGCCTGA
- a CDS encoding TetR/AcrR family transcriptional regulator, with translation MARTAGSDGERTLAAIRQSALSLIARHGFEAMSMRQLGERVGVQPAALYRYFPNKEALLFSLMEEHMTGLLASWEDAKPQSADPSERLAAFVRNHIHFHVERRLSTHVNNMELRSLSPDKLTHILRLRAAYEKELRQILRDGAEEGRFRIEDVTLTAMAIIQMITGVIAWFRPDERLSVREVAHNYHIMTMRLVGAG, from the coding sequence GCGCTGTCGCTCATTGCCCGCCACGGTTTCGAGGCCATGTCCATGCGCCAGCTCGGCGAGCGGGTCGGCGTGCAGCCGGCCGCGCTCTACCGCTACTTCCCCAACAAGGAAGCGCTGCTTTTCTCGCTGATGGAGGAGCACATGACCGGGCTCCTGGCATCGTGGGAGGATGCGAAGCCGCAGAGCGCCGACCCTTCCGAACGGCTCGCCGCGTTCGTGCGCAACCACATTCATTTCCACGTCGAGCGCCGGCTCTCCACCCATGTCAACAACATGGAGCTGCGCAGCCTGTCGCCGGACAAGCTGACCCATATCCTTCGGCTTCGCGCGGCCTACGAGAAGGAGCTGCGCCAGATATTGCGCGACGGCGCCGAAGAGGGCCGCTTCCGCATCGAGGACGTCACGCTCACCGCCATGGCCATCATCCAGATGATCACCGGCGTCATCGCCTGGTTCCGGCCCGACGAGCGCCTTTCCGTGCGCGAGGTGGCCCATAATTATCACATCATGACCATGCGCCTCGTCGGCGCCGGTTGA